In the genome of Rhodamnia argentea isolate NSW1041297 chromosome 3, ASM2092103v1, whole genome shotgun sequence, one region contains:
- the LOC125314299 gene encoding cysteine-rich repeat secretory protein 38-like, whose translation MSRAQESGHDNLASSTKKQGFGSSSFGDGKGQVFGQALCGPDPDGSACGDYIGIASQEIISKCNKADVDIWYDYCQISYSYSNFSSTMTYFGKYHDSNNREKNVSNPNEMNTILKKLMIGLISEATSVPSMFAGGESKLSS comes from the coding sequence atgtcgcgagctcaaGAGTCGGGGCATGACAATTTGGCTTCTAGCACCAAAAAACAGGGCTTCGGCAGTAGTTCCTTTGGGGATGGCAAAGGTCAAGTGTTTGGTCAAGCACTTTGCGGGCCTGATCCGGATGGGAGTGCTTGTGGGGATTACATCGGGATTGCGAGCCAAGAGATCATTAGCAAGTGCAATAAGGCGGATGTTGATATTTGGTATGATTATTGCCAAATATCTTATTCGTATAGTAATTTCTCCTCCACGATGACTTACTTTGGAAAGTACCACGATAGTAATAATCGGGAGAAGAACGTATCGAATCCGAATGAGATGAACACTATCCTGAAAAAGTTGATGATCGGTCTCATAAGTGAGGCCACATCGGTTCCGTCGATGTTTGCGGGGGGCGAGTCGAAATTGTCGAGCTGA
- the LOC115757324 gene encoding cysteine-rich receptor-like protein kinase 15, translating to MCQKWKMGRGPHLYLRLSVILLSMLGLHISVEADYLELSCQSELGNYSSNGPFKTNLKLLLDLLSHGTAKTGFYNNTVGEGRDRIYGQALCRGDASSAACESCVGNASQEIMKLCIAEDALIWYELCQVRYSFQNFSLNWDYTGKYPHSNHQEKLASDPASLYTYLMYLMKNITNEAAYGNSTQMFVTGQIKYSVSQTIYGLVQCTRDMSDTNCNNCLNSALGDLKACCHKLEGGTVVSRTCNVRYELYRFFNGSTTSMLSYLASGGDKWKKGMIGLVVGIVGLLLAVLAGSCTFYFNRKKAKQDLERSPRALVLDLINPVRVEITEDGNLVSSEELPFMDLATLKAATDDFSSSNKLAQGGFGIVYKGVLSDGKEVAVKRLSRKSWQGLEEFKNEVILIAKLQHRNLVRLLGCGIEGDEKLLVYEFMPNKSLDTYIFDSEKRAQLDWCTCISIIDGIARGLVYLHEDSRLRISHRDLKPSNVLLDHEMVAKISDFGMARIFCENQSSANTRRVVGTYGYMAPEYAMGGLFSVKSDVFSFGVILLEIISGKRNSRFYLTGHAQTLLAYAWKLWTEGRELELVDPSLAESGSTAEIFRCIHISLLCVQEDPGDRPTMSEVVTLLGGQTGTLPEPNKLAFSVSRVVQEVDQSSATNLSVNQMTVSSISPR from the exons ATGTGCCAGAAGTGGAAAATGGGGAGAGGTCCACATCTTTACTTGCGGCTCTCAGTCATATTGCTGTCAATGCTTGGCCTTCACATTAGTGTCGAAGCAGATTATCTTGAACTTTCCTGTCAGTCTGAACTTGGAAATTACTCGAGCAATGGCCCTTTCAAAACGAATCTGAAGCTCCTTCTTGATTTACTGTCACACGGCACCGCGAAAACGGGATTCTACAATAATACTGTTGGAGAAGGCCGTGACCGAATTTATGGACAAGCTCTTTGCCGAGGAGATGCCAGTTCCGCAGCGTGCGAGAGTTGTGTCGGCAACGCAAGCCAAGAGATCATGAAGCTGTGCATTGCTGAAGATGCACTAATTTGGTATGAATTATGCCAAGTGCGCTATTCCTTCCAAAATTTCTCCTTGAATTGGGATTATACTGGTAAATACCCGCATTCCAATCATCAGGAGAAACTTGCATCAGACCCAGCCAGCTTGTATACCTACTTGATGTATCTAATGAAGAACATAACCAATgaggctgcgtatggtaactcTACTCAAATGTTCGTGACGGGGCAAATAAAGTACTCTGTGAGCCAAACAATATACGGGCTAGTGCAGTGTACTAGGGATATGTCGGACACGAACTGTAACAATTGCTTGAACTCTGCCTTGGGAGATCTAAAAGCATGCTGCCATAAACTGGAGGGGGGAACGGTTGTTAGCAGAACTTGCAATGTGAGGTACGAGCTGTACCGCTTTTTCAATGGCTCGACAACTTCAATGTTGTCTTATCTGGCCTCCGGAG GGGATAAATGGAAGAAAGGGATGATTGGCCTAGTTGTGGGTATCGTGGGACTCCTGTTAGCTGTTCTGGCCGGATCTTGCACCTTCTACTTCAACCGGAAGAAAGCAAAACAAG ACCTGGAAAGAAGCCCGCGTGCTTTGGTCCTTGATTTAATAAATCCAGTCAGAGTGGAAATTACCGAAGATGGCAACCTGGTTAGCTCTGAAGAACTTCCTTTCATGGATCTAGCCACACTAAAGGCCGCTACAGATGACTTCTCAAGTTCAAATAAGCTCGCGCAAGGGGGGTTTGGTATTGTCTACAAG GGTGTGCTTTCTGATGGCAAAGAAGTAGCAGTTAAAAGGTTGTCGAGAAAGTCTTGGCAAGGTCTCGAGGAGTTCAAGAACGAGGTCATCTTGATTGCAAAGCTCCAGCACAGAAATCTTGTAAGGCTTCTTGGATGCGGCATAGAGGGAGACGAGAAGCTGCTTGTCTATGAGTTCATGCCTAACAAAAGCCTCGATACCTACATCTTTG ATTCAGAGAAACGTGCTCAGCTCGACTGGTGCACTTGCATTTCCATTATTGATGGAATTGCTAGAGGACTAGTTTACCTGCACGAGGACTCGAGACTCAGGATTAGTCATAGGGATCTGAAGCCTAGCAATGTTCTACTGGATCATGAAATGGTTGCCAAGATATCAGATTTCGGGATGGccagaatattttgtgaaaacCAAAGTTCAGCTAATACAAGAAGAGTCGTAGGAACATA TGGTTATATGGCCCCAGAGTATGCAATGGGGGGACTATTCTCTGTGAAATCAGATGTGTTCAGCTTTGGTGTCATTTTGCTCGAGATCATCAGCGGAAAACGAAATAGCAGATTTTATCTTACAGGACATGCTCAGACGCTTCTTGCATAT GCATGGAAACTATGGACTGAAGGAAGAGAGTTGGAACTCGTGGATCCTTCTCTGGCAGAATCAGGCTCAACAGCTGAAATATTCAGGTGCATTCACATCAGCCTCTTGTGCGTCCAGGAAGATCCCGGAGATAGACCAACAATGTCGGAAGTAGTGACGCTTCTGGGAGGTCAAACAGGAACTCTTCCAGAACCTAACAAGCTGGCCTTCTCGGTCAGTAGAGTCGTACAAGAAGTCGATCAATCATCGGCAACTAATCTTTCTGTCAATCAAATGACTGTTTCCAGTATCTCGCCTAGGTGA
- the LOC115732549 gene encoding cysteine-rich receptor-like protein kinase 15 produces MITMFRPRAVSRTILLLLFHCLLPGFRGPVLADIPETLCPDNGSHATNSAYQDNLNELTSSMQKNASFSKFFEDSSGNYPNKIYGQYMCLDYVSNSTCQTCIAKGSEDLLKLCPNKTEAVVWEEFCQLRISSQEFFGRLTEGNKNQSNPENIPDPGKFGLVVNETLSFLARKAAFESPGTHYATKEKDFELGTNMTLYALAQCAKDLTADDCRKCLQEAIRNVRDCCYFSKGARVLSPSCYLRYELYNFTQPVEMSGKADQKKKSGKQWLIEVLAILSLCLAAIRKKDLADRQGRPLLTGDSAHGILPFRYTRGNTLTEIQDHPYFDMRCILVATDNFSDTLKLGQGGFGPVYKGILPDGRVVAVKRLESWSEKGSEEFRNEVLLIMKLQHKNLVRLLGFCAEREEKLLVYEYMPNRSLDVFLFDAQRRIELSWSRRLNIIIGIARGMLYLHEDSRQRIIFRDLKASNVLLDRFMNPKISDFGLARIFAGTENEANTATLVGTYGYMAPEYAMEGLYSIKSDVYSFGVLLLEIITGERNAGFWQSRRAPSLLSYAWQLWNEGRAMELMDPLLHNKCCPEELMKCVHVGLLCVQEDAFDRPTMSAVNVMLKRDAAILRQPLKPAFSAGRFTHQSKGGVDDDDCSVNGLTVSTVAPR; encoded by the exons ATGATCACCATGTTCCGTCCTCGGGCGGTCTCCAGAACCATCCTGCTGCTTCTTTTTCATTGCCTTCTTCCTGGATTTCGCGGCCCGGTCCTGGCCGACATCCCTGAAACGCTCTGCCCCGACAATGGTTCACATGCCACCAACAGTGCATATCAGGACAACCTCAATGAGCTCACTTCTTCGATGCAAAAGAATGCTTCTTTCTCCAAGTTCTTCGAGGACTCGTCCGGGAACTACCCAAATAAAATTTACGGTCAGTACATGTGCCTCGACTATGTCTCCAACTCAACATGCCAGACTTGCATAGCCAAGGGATCGGAAGACCTCCTGAAGCTTTGTCCAAACAAGACGGAAGCGGTCGTTTGGGAGGAATTTTGCCAGTTGCGGATATCCAGCCAAGAATTTTTCGGCCGCCTGACcgaaggaaacaaaaatcagTCCAATCCAGAGAATATACCCGATCCCGGCAAGTTCGGGTTGGTGGTGAATGAAACTTTAAGTTTTCTCGCCCGGAAAGCAGCTTTCGAGTCTCCAGGGACTCACTATGCTACTAAGGAAAAGGATTTCGAGCTGGGCACGAACATGACTTTATATGCTCTTGCTCAGTGCGCTAAGGACTTAACAGCAGATGATTGTCGCAAGTGCCTCCAAGAAGCAATAAGAAATGTAAGAGATTGCTGCTATTTTTCCAAAGGAGCAAGAGTTCTAAGTCCGAGTTGCTACTTGCGATACGAGTTATATAACTTCACGCAGCCGGTGGAGATGTCCGGTAAagctgaccaaaaaaagaagtctG GGAAACAGTGGCTGATCGAAGTTCTCGCAATTTTATCGCTCTGCTTGGCGGCAATCA GGAAGAAAGACCTCGCAGATAGACAGGGTCGACCTCTGCTTACCGGTGACTCCGCTCACGGTATTCTTCCCTTCCGATACACCCGGGGAAATACTCTGACTGAAATTCAAGATCATCCGTATTTTGACATGAGATGCATACTTGTGGCCACCGACAACTTCTCAGATACACTAAAACTAGGACAAGGTGGATTCGGTCCAGTTTACAAG GGTATTCTACCGGATGGGAGAGTAGTTGCGGTGAAGAGGCTAGAGAGCTGGTCAGAGAAGGGTTCTGAAGAATTCAGAAATGAAGTCCTGCTCATAATGAAACTTCAACATAAGAATCTGGTCAGGCTTCTGGGATTTTGCGCAGAGCGAGAGGAGAAGTTGCTTGTCTATGAGTACATGCCAAATAGAAGTCTTGATGTCTTTCTCTTCG ATGCTCAGAGAAGGATCGAGCTGAGTTGGAGCAGACGTCTGAACATTATCATCGGCATCGCTCGAGGTATGCTCTATCTTCACGAGGATTCTCGTCAAAGAATCATCTTCAGAGACCTCAAAGCAAGCAATGTGCTGTTGGATCGCTTcatgaacccaaaaatctcaGACTTCGGACTGGCAAGGATCTTTGCAGGAACAGAAAATGAAGCAAATACTGCCACATTAGTTGGAACCTA CGGTTACATGGCGCCGGAGTATGCGATGGAGGGGTTATATTCCATAAAATCGGATGTCTACAGCTTTGGAGTTCTCTTGCTTGAGATAATAACGGGGGAGAGAAATGCCGGCTTTTGGCAGTCAAGACGTGCCCCGAGTCTCCTATCCTAT GCATGGCAACTATGGAATGAAGGTAGAGCAATGGAGTTGATGGATCCATTGCTGCACAACAAGTGTTGTCCTGAAGAATTGATGAAATGCGTCCATGTCGGACTTTTGTGCGTTCAAGAAGACGCGTTCGACAGGCCCACCATGTCGGCTGTCAATGTGATGCTCAAAAGGGATGCTGCAATTCTCCGTCAACCTCTCAAACCCGCCTTCTCGGCCGGCAGATTCACTCATCAGTCCAAAGGAGGTGTTGACGATGATGACTGTTCCGTTAATGGCTTGACGGTTTCCACTGTGGCGCCTCGGTGA
- the LOC115731249 gene encoding cysteine-rich receptor-like protein kinase 10 — protein MARDSTLVAFFLFLASILFFVPPIDGNDPLYVLCPLQNNTSTFGSPFRNNLEQLLGNLASSTAKTGYSSSSAGDGNGQVFGQALCRPDVGGSACGDCIRIASQEIMSKCNKTDADIWYDYCQISYSYSNFSSAMTYLGKYPVSNNQEKNVSNPDEMNTVLKKLMDRLRSEATSASSVFAAGRSKLSSQEHVYGLVQCTRGISGDDCNTCLESASGDLATCCSAKQGGIVVSRYCNVRFELDRFYNLHSKGLGKARMILLVTWILAGALLLSLGVCVARRRQKRITTGDEDKDENVLLQELAKPNELSVSKGDLEYCDDMLVMDLETLRAATANFSLTNKLGQGGFGIVYKGILPDGNEIAVKRLSRKSWQGVEEFRNEITLIAELKHKNLVRLLGWGMDGHEKLLIYEYMANKSLDVFLSDPTKSSQLDWRARYNIIDGIARGLLYLHEDSVPKIIHRDLKPSNVLLDTDMVAKISDFGMARIFSERQNVANTRRVVGTFGYMAPEYAMEGQFSAKSDVFSFGVILLEIISGKKNSGFYLTKRASSLLKYAWLLWNEGKELEFLDPFLLKSFPPADVRRTVQIGLLCVQEDPADRPLMTDVVVLLEDGPAVLSQPKQPAFSVGRDIPLGRLLEPESSCTDNVTASTMSPR, from the exons ATGGCAAGAGATTCGACTCTCGTCGCCTTTTTCCTATTCCTAGcgtcaattttgttttttgtaccACCCATTGATGGAAACGATCCTCTGTATGTGCTTTGCCCACTCCAAAATAACACTTCCACTTTTGGCAGTCCGTTCAGGAATAACCTCGAACAGCTTCTGGGCAATTTGGCTTCTAGCACTGCAAAGACAGGCTACAGCAGCAGCTCTGCTGGGGATGGCAATGGTCAAGTGTTTGGTCAAGCACTTTGCAGGCCTGATGTGGGTGGGAGTGCTTGTGGGGATTGCATCAGGATTGCGAGCCAAGAGATCATGAGCAAGTGCAATAAGACAGATGCTGATATTTGGTATGATTATTGCCAGATATCTTATTCGTATAGTAATTTCTCCTCCGCGATGACTTACCTTGGAAAGTACCCAGTTAGTAATAATCAGGAGAAGAACGTATCGAATCCGGACGAGATGAACACTGTCCTGAAAAAGTTGATGGATCGTCTCAGAAGTGAGGCCACATCGGCTTCGTCGGTGTTTGCGGCGGGCAGGTCGAAATTGTCGAGCCAAGAACATGTTTATGGCCTTGTGCAGTGTACGAGAGGGATCTCTGGGGATGATTGTAATACATGTTTGGAGTCGGCCTCTGGGGATCTGGCAACATGTTGCTCTGCTAAGCAAGGTGGAATCGTCGTCAGCAGATATTGCAACGTGAGGTTCGAGCTTGACCGCTTCTATAATCTGCATTCTAAAG GCTTGGGGAAGGCAAGGATGATTTTGTTGGTCACATGGATCCTGGCAGGGGCATTGCTACTTTCCCTTGGGGTTTGTGTTGCCCGTCGAAGACAGAAAAGGATAACAACCGGAG ATGAAGACAAAGACGAGAACGTCTTGCTACAGGAATTGGCGAAGCCCAATGAACTATCGGTTTCAAAAGGGGATCTAGAatattgtgatgatatgcttgTCATGGATTTGGAAACTCTGAGGGCTGCCACAGCCAACTTTAGCCTTACAAACAAGCTCGGACAAGGCGGGTTCGGCATTGTTTACAAG GGAATTCTACCAGATGGAAACGAAATAGCAGTTAAGAGGCTGTCGAGGAAGTCGTGGCAGGGAGTAGAAGAGTTCAGAAACGAAATCACGCTGATTGCAGAACTCAAACACAAAAATCTCGTGAGGCTTTTGGGGTGGGGCATGGACGGACATGAGAAGTTACTCATATATGAATACATGGCCAACAAAAGCCTCGATGTCTTCCTCTCCG ATCCAACGAAAAGTTCACAGCTCGATTGGAGAGCACGCTACAACATAATTGATGGGATTGCCAGAGGACTGCTTTATCTTCATGAGGATTCCGTGCCGAAGATCATCCACAGAGATCTAAAGCCAAGCAACGTGTTGCTGGACACCGACATGGTTGCCAAGATATCGGATTTCGGCATGGCAAGGATTTTCTCAGAGAGGCAAAATGTAGCAAACACCAGAAGAGTTGTCGGGACTTT CGGTTACATGGCCCCAGAATATGCAATGGAGGGACAATTCTCTGCAAAGTCCGATGTGTTCAGCTTCGGAGTCATCCTGCTCGAAATCATCAGTGGGAAGAAAAATAGTGGTTTCTACCTCACCAAGCGCGCATCATCGCTGCTAAAATAT GCATGGCTTTTGTGGAACGAAGGGAAAGAGCTTGAATTCCTGGACCCTTTCCTGCTGAAATCGTTCCCCCCGGCCGATGTGCGTAGAACCGTTCAAATTGGGCTTTTATGCGTGCAAGAAGATCCGGCAGACCGACCTCTCATGACGGATGTGGTGGTTCTTCTCGAGGATGGACCTGCCGTGCTCTCTCAGCCGAAACAACCTGCGTTTTCGGTCGGGCGAGACATCCCCTTGGGTAGGCTCTTGGAGCCAGAAAGTTCTTGTACCGACAATGTTACTGCTTCTACAATGTCGCCACGGTGA
- the LOC125314300 gene encoding cysteine-rich repeat secretory protein 38-like: MITLFRPRAVSRTILLLLFHCLLPGFCGPVLADIPETLCPDNGSHATNSAYQDNLNELTSSMQKNASKFFEDSSGNYPNKVYGQYMCLDYVPNSTCQTCIAKGSEDLLKLCPNKTEAVVWEGSCQLRISGQEFFGRLTEGNKNQFNPENISDPGKFGLVVNETLGFLAWKAAFESPGTHYATKEKDFELGTNMTLYALAQCAKDLTADDCRKSKSSKSELLLAIRVI; the protein is encoded by the exons ATGATCACCTTGTTCCGTCCTCGGGCGGTCTCCAGAACCATCCTGCTGCTTCTTTTTCATTGCCTTCTTCCTGGATTTTGCGGCCCGGTCCTGGCCGACATCCCCGAAACGCTCTGCCCTGACAATGGTTCACATGCCACCAACAGTGCATATCAGGACAACCTCAATGAGCTCACTTCTTCGATGCAAAAGAATGCCTCCAAGTTCTTCGAGGACTCGTCCGGGAACTACCCGAATAAAGTTTACGGTCAGTACATGTGCCTCGACTATGTCCCCAACTCAACATGCCAGACTTGCATAGCCAAGGGATCGGAAGACCTCCTGAAGCTTTGTCCAAACAAGACGGAAGCGGTCGTTTGGGAGGGATCTTGCCAGTTGCGGATATCCGGCCAAGAATTTTTCGGCCGCCTGACcgaaggaaacaaaaatcagTTCAATCCAGAGAATATATCCGATCCTGGCAAGTTCGGGTTGGTGGTAAATGAAACTTTAGGTTTTCTCGCCTGGAAAGCAGCTTTCGAGTCTCCAGGGACTCACTATGCTACTAAGGAAAAGGATTTCGAGCTGGGCACGAACATGACTTTATATGCTCTTGCTCAGTGCGCTAAGGACTTAACAGCAGATGATTGTCGCAA GAGCAAGAGTTCTAAGTCCGAGTTGCTACTTGCGATACGAGTTATATGA